One window from the genome of Sulfurimonas crateris encodes:
- the flgK gene encoding flagellar hook-associated protein FlgK: protein MASIFNTLNIGYSGLSAAQVGVNTTSHNITNAESDGYTRQRVVTAAATPIYSAAGNVGNGTQVMDIARIFDNFVYDRYTGISSDKEYSDFTKRTLEELSTYFPEIDDVGIKSDLKEYYNMWQTFSDNPDNDAIKLALAKQTETLSSSISSVQNKIVDLQKSINEQLSVNVKEVNTLAEELAGVNKSIEIAEAGGAYTANDLRDQRSSIELRLAKLIGAESHIENITSNSAIDSSSNEGYGSYTLSVNGFNIVDGGSFHPIHISSDNNINGFYELSYERQDGVLISMDESIQGGRIGAILDLRGDKRLDDTSGVPSNGVLQQVIDQMDAFANTLIESTNNLYAASATTKMESNTIDISDTQSIVRSSLNINNGSFDVVMYDIDGNVTARRAINIDSVTSMTGAPGSNSIEGQLSAQGDDNGDGNANNDIDDFIQFNWATYPDGTNAVEFIMDPAYAAKGYTFAIEDNLTDGDFSTGTNFAGALGLNRFFDGSNAKDIDLSFKLKENTTNISAGKSSVTGDNRLSMDMIQQQFEKYDFEVGNAVYNSTIYGMFDVIATEVGVTTNQAIINNQTISAQFNATELEFFSISKVSIDEELTNLIKYQTAYGAASKIITTVDQMMQTLLGIKQ from the coding sequence ATGGCTTCAATATTTAATACATTAAACATCGGCTACAGTGGACTTTCAGCGGCTCAGGTCGGAGTAAACACTACCAGCCATAATATAACTAATGCCGAGAGCGACGGCTATACTAGACAAAGAGTAGTAACCGCAGCAGCAACACCTATCTACAGTGCAGCCGGAAATGTTGGAAACGGCACACAGGTCATGGATATCGCCCGCATATTTGATAATTTTGTTTATGACAGATATACGGGAATTTCATCCGATAAAGAGTACTCTGATTTTACTAAAAGGACGCTAGAAGAGCTCTCGACTTATTTTCCTGAGATAGATGATGTCGGAATAAAGTCGGATCTCAAAGAGTACTACAATATGTGGCAGACATTCTCGGATAATCCTGACAATGATGCTATAAAACTGGCACTGGCGAAACAGACAGAGACGCTCTCTTCAAGTATTTCATCTGTTCAAAATAAAATTGTAGATCTTCAAAAAAGCATTAATGAGCAGCTCTCGGTAAATGTAAAAGAGGTAAACACACTAGCCGAAGAGCTTGCAGGTGTTAACAAATCTATAGAGATAGCAGAAGCCGGCGGAGCCTATACAGCAAATGATTTAAGAGATCAAAGAAGCTCGATCGAATTAAGACTTGCAAAGCTAATAGGTGCAGAGTCGCATATTGAGAATATCACCTCAAATTCTGCAATAGACAGCTCGTCAAACGAGGGATACGGCAGTTATACTTTGAGCGTGAACGGTTTTAATATAGTTGATGGCGGCTCTTTTCACCCTATACACATTTCGAGTGACAATAATATTAACGGATTTTACGAGCTCTCGTATGAGAGACAAGACGGCGTGCTTATATCTATGGACGAAAGTATCCAAGGCGGCAGAATAGGCGCAATTTTAGACCTCAGAGGAGACAAGAGACTCGATGATACCTCAGGTGTGCCGAGTAACGGAGTGTTGCAACAGGTTATTGATCAGATGGATGCTTTTGCCAACACACTGATAGAGTCAACAAATAATCTTTATGCTGCTAGTGCTACAACAAAGATGGAGTCAAATACCATTGACATAAGTGACACTCAGTCAATAGTTCGTTCATCACTTAATATAAACAATGGCTCTTTTGATGTGGTTATGTATGACATCGACGGAAATGTGACTGCAAGAAGAGCTATAAATATAGATTCAGTGACTTCCATGACGGGTGCCCCGGGCTCTAACTCGATAGAGGGACAGTTGAGTGCACAGGGAGATGACAATGGTGATGGGAATGCCAATAACGATATAGATGATTTTATACAGTTCAATTGGGCTACATATCCGGACGGAACCAATGCGGTCGAGTTTATTATGGATCCTGCTTATGCGGCTAAAGGGTATACTTTTGCAATAGAAGATAATTTAACGGATGGAGATTTTAGTACTGGTACAAACTTTGCGGGAGCATTGGGGTTAAATAGATTTTTTGACGGCAGCAATGCAAAAGATATCGATCTGAGTTTCAAACTAAAAGAGAACACTACAAATATTTCGGCAGGAAAATCTTCTGTAACGGGTGATAATAGACTCTCTATGGACATGATTCAGCAGCAGTTTGAAAAGTATGATTTTGAAGTAGGGAATGCGGTGTATAACTCTACGATTTATGGTATGTTTGATGTTATAGCGACTGAAGTCGGTGTCACAACAAATCAGGCAATAATAAACAATCAGACTATTTCAGCTCAATTTAACGCTACAGAACTGGAGTTCTTCTCTATCTCAAAAGTAAGTATTGATGAAGAGTTGACAAATCTTATAAAGTACCAGACAGCGTACGGTGCGGCTTCAAAGATTATTACTACGGTAGATCAGATGATGCAGACACTGCTCGGAATTAAACAGTAA
- a CDS encoding ABC transporter permease, producing MPKFSIFILLFVFVLSFFGSFFYGVDAYSLNSTAILLPPSGEHILGTDRLGRDILARLIEGGKVSLIIGVGSAFIASLIGLILGSMAGYFRGSVDRGFVVLVDLFLTFPTFFLLLALVSYVNASAWVLIVIISITGWMTTARLIRSESFSITSQPYIKILNIAKVSKLKILFKYYAPLLAPIYFVSFTFGVGGAILAESGLSFLGLGIVAPQMSWGTILSSGKDVVEIAWWVSFFPGLMIFLVTFSLINISNYLQQLTNKKEIQ from the coding sequence ATGCCGAAATTTAGTATATTTATACTTCTGTTTGTATTTGTACTCTCTTTTTTCGGCTCTTTTTTTTATGGCGTCGATGCATACTCTTTAAACAGTACTGCTATTTTACTGCCGCCTTCAGGTGAGCATATTTTGGGTACAGACAGGCTTGGCAGAGATATTTTAGCAAGGCTTATAGAGGGAGGCAAAGTCTCTCTTATTATCGGAGTAGGGAGTGCATTTATAGCCTCTTTAATAGGTCTGATCTTAGGATCTATGGCTGGATATTTTCGCGGAAGTGTAGACAGAGGCTTCGTTGTCTTAGTTGACCTCTTTTTGACATTCCCTACATTTTTTCTCCTTTTGGCACTTGTTAGTTACGTAAATGCCTCAGCTTGGGTACTAATAGTAATTATCTCTATTACAGGATGGATGACCACGGCGAGACTTATACGCTCAGAGAGTTTTAGCATAACATCTCAGCCCTATATTAAGATACTAAATATTGCAAAGGTCAGCAAGCTAAAGATACTTTTTAAATATTACGCTCCGCTTCTGGCTCCAATATATTTTGTAAGCTTTACTTTTGGAGTTGGCGGTGCGATTCTGGCAGAGTCTGGACTTAGCTTTTTAGGACTTGGAATTGTAGCACCTCAGATGAGCTGGGGAACGATTCTCAGCAGCGGAAAAGATGTTGTAGAGATCGCGTGGTGGGTCAGTTTTTTCCCTGGTCTTATGATATTTTTAGTCACGTTCTCTCTTATAAATATCTCGAATTACCTTCAGCAGTTAACCAACAAAAAAGAGATCCAATAA
- a CDS encoding anthranilate synthase component II, with protein MILMIDNYDSFTYNIVQYCRELGADLKIIRNDEMSVEEIEALNPEKIIISPGPATPDDAGVTLKVIEHFKDKVPILGICLGHQSIAQAFGAKVVRAKNMMHGKTSTMKRTKECEIFKDIPKEFIATRYHSLIVDKNSLPDTIEATAYSMDDDEIMALKVKDKDIYGVQFHPESIMSQYGHEMIGNFLKI; from the coding sequence ATGATTTTAATGATTGATAATTATGACAGCTTCACCTATAATATCGTGCAGTATTGCAGAGAGTTGGGGGCTGATCTGAAAATAATTAGAAACGACGAAATGAGCGTTGAAGAGATAGAAGCACTTAATCCCGAAAAGATCATAATTTCCCCAGGTCCTGCAACTCCCGATGATGCAGGTGTTACTCTAAAAGTGATAGAGCACTTTAAAGATAAAGTGCCAATTCTGGGTATATGTTTGGGGCATCAAAGCATTGCTCAGGCTTTTGGAGCAAAAGTTGTTCGTGCTAAAAATATGATGCACGGTAAAACATCTACGATGAAGCGTACAAAAGAGTGCGAGATATTTAAAGATATTCCAAAAGAGTTTATTGCAACCAGATACCACTCTCTCATAGTAGACAAAAACTCTCTTCCCGATACCATAGAAGCAACGGCATACAGCATGGATGATGATGAGATAATGGCGCTTAAGGTAAAAGACAAAGATATTTACGGTGTCCAATTTCATCCCGAATCCATCATGAGCCAGTATGGTCATGAGATGATCGGAAACTTTTTAAAGATATGA